From the Drosophila gunungcola strain Sukarami unplaced genomic scaffold, Dgunungcola_SK_2 000010F, whole genome shotgun sequence genome, one window contains:
- the LOC128263656 gene encoding uncharacterized protein LOC128263656, with product MPSDDEQKNDFVNVMQIDMAENNSELNINEQASAFAKAEVRKIVTNYKPLHTKSTKIEMRIVLKDDTPIFARPRRLPFAEARLVEEQVEEWLQNGIIEESDSEFTSPVVMVKKTRTALHDSALIFEGSISGQYQFLKVPFGLSNSPGVFQRHVNAIFRQLTRKGIALPYIDDVIIPALNEENAVLNLKEVMVLS from the exons ATGCCCAGTGACGACGaacaaaaaaacgatttcGTAAACGTAATGCAAATTGATATGGCTGAAAACAATAGTGAACTTAATATTAACGAGCAAGCCAGTGCGTTCGCGAAAGCCGAAGTTCGCAAAATAGTTACCAACTACAAGCCGCTTCACACAAAATCAACTAAAATCGAGATGCGCATAGTTCTAAAGGACGATACGCCAATTTTTGCCAGACCAAGACGATTGCCGTTTGCTGAGGCGCGCCTAGTAGAAGAGCAAGTAGAAGAATGGCTACAAAATGGAATCATCGAAGAGTCTGACTCCGAGTTCACAAGCCCcgtagtaatggtaaaaaaaactagGACGGCTCTCCACGACTCTGCGTTGATTTTCGAAGGATCAATAAG TGGACAATATCAGTTCCTGAAGGTGCCCTTTGGCCTTTCGAATTCGCCTGGCGTTTTCCAGCGTCACGTTAACGCTATTTTTCGGCAGCTGACTCGCAAAGGCATTGCTTTGCCATACATCGATGACGTCATCATACCGGCTTTGAACGAAGAAAATGCAGTACTCAATCTGAAGGAGGTTATGGTCTTGAGCtga